In a genomic window of Cyanobacteria bacterium FACHB-DQ100:
- a CDS encoding CPP1-like family protein, which translates to MSAQSPYEKLGVSEGATFEEIQTARARLVEELAGDQRKIAEVEAAYDSVLMERLRLRQEGKIKVPDRIRFPEKLVQATPTETPAPASKSNQWLMSLIDQPSTQDIAFPGVAMVGLGTLVYLYPTDQVLQVSMALATGTALYFLFRKERKLGRAVLLGVAGLLLGFAIGGVAYTLLQPSVPMLPPNEIFISLVTFLVLWVVSSFTK; encoded by the coding sequence ATGAGTGCCCAAAGCCCGTATGAAAAGTTAGGCGTTTCTGAAGGTGCGACGTTTGAAGAGATTCAGACGGCTCGTGCCCGTTTGGTTGAAGAATTAGCAGGTGATCAGCGAAAAATCGCAGAAGTGGAAGCAGCATATGATTCTGTGCTGATGGAGCGACTTCGATTGCGCCAAGAAGGCAAGATCAAAGTGCCCGATCGCATTCGATTTCCAGAGAAATTAGTGCAAGCGACTCCGACTGAAACTCCCGCTCCAGCCTCAAAATCGAATCAGTGGTTGATGAGCTTGATCGATCAGCCGAGCACTCAGGATATCGCGTTTCCTGGGGTGGCAATGGTGGGACTAGGCACGCTTGTATATCTTTATCCCACTGATCAGGTGCTGCAAGTTTCGATGGCGCTGGCGACGGGAACAGCGTTGTATTTTCTCTTCCGCAAAGAGCGGAAGTTAGGGCGAGCGGTGCTGCTAGGGGTAGCGGGCTTGTTGCTGGGGTTTGCGATCGGTGGAGTTGCCTATACGCTGTTGCAGCCCTCTGTACCGATGCTGCCCCCGAACGAAATTTTTATCAGTT
- a CDS encoding response regulator transcription factor gives MAPAKILVVDDDPAIRNLVHRFLTKQSYQMESAEDGKSAMQIFEQFNPDLVILDVNLPDANGYSLCQEMQSRTNVFVLMLTSRTDEADKVRGFAQGADDYITKPFSLVELGGRVGAILKRQRIVTTAEQQCLAFGGLVIDPVRREVKLNDEIVPLTALEFDLLHFLAAHPGRVWRRAELIQEVWDYEYVGDQRVVDVHIGQIRKKIEIDTSQPALIQTVRGVGYKFESPAAVS, from the coding sequence ATGGCTCCAGCCAAGATACTCGTCGTGGATGATGATCCGGCAATTCGGAATCTCGTTCATCGCTTCCTTACCAAGCAAAGTTATCAAATGGAATCTGCCGAAGATGGCAAATCCGCGATGCAAATTTTTGAGCAGTTCAATCCGGATCTCGTCATCCTAGACGTAAATCTACCGGATGCGAACGGCTACTCGCTCTGCCAGGAGATGCAAAGCCGCACCAACGTTTTTGTCTTGATGCTGACCAGCCGGACAGATGAGGCAGATAAGGTACGTGGGTTCGCGCAGGGAGCAGATGATTACATCACGAAACCGTTTAGCTTGGTGGAGCTAGGTGGTCGAGTTGGCGCAATTCTCAAACGTCAACGGATTGTGACCACTGCCGAGCAGCAATGTCTCGCTTTTGGAGGATTGGTCATTGATCCGGTACGGCGTGAAGTGAAGCTGAATGATGAAATTGTGCCCCTAACCGCGCTAGAGTTCGATTTGCTCCACTTTTTAGCGGCGCATCCCGGACGAGTTTGGCGACGGGCGGAATTGATTCAGGAAGTTTGGGATTACGAGTATGTCGGCGATCAGCGAGTAGTCGATGTTCATATCGGACAGATACGCAAAAAGATCGAGATTGATACGAGCCAGCCTGCTTTGATTCAAACGGTTCGGGGTGTCGGTTACAAGTTTGAGTCGCCTGCGGCAGTTAGCTAG
- a CDS encoding histone deacetylase, with protein MNLPLIYHPNYVAPLPRDHRFPMEKFKKLYEMLLNDRVADPAQFHRPECPPQTWLELVHASEYVRAYCSGTLDARAQRRIGLPWSPELVNRTCTAVGGTILTAKLALQYGLACNTAGGTHHAFPDYGSGFCIFNDLAIASRVLQKLGLVRRILIVDLDVHQGDGTAFIFQSDPSVFTFSMHCEINFPGTKQQSDLDVPLAEGMEDDEYLQTLAEYLPDLLSEIKPDLVLYDAGVDPHWGDRLGKLALTDSGLYRREMQVLTTCVSQGYPVACVIGGGYAEDMDALVYRHSIVHRAASDVFRQYRL; from the coding sequence ATGAATTTGCCCCTAATTTACCATCCTAATTACGTTGCACCGTTGCCGCGGGATCATCGCTTTCCAATGGAGAAATTTAAGAAACTTTACGAGATGCTTCTAAATGATCGAGTCGCTGATCCCGCACAATTTCACCGTCCTGAATGTCCACCACAAACTTGGCTCGAACTCGTTCATGCGTCCGAATATGTCCGCGCTTACTGCTCTGGAACCCTTGATGCGAGGGCGCAGCGGCGCATCGGTTTACCCTGGAGTCCTGAATTGGTGAATCGGACTTGTACCGCAGTCGGAGGAACAATTCTCACTGCCAAACTTGCTCTGCAATATGGTTTAGCTTGTAATACTGCGGGTGGAACTCATCATGCTTTTCCCGATTATGGGTCGGGATTTTGTATTTTTAACGATTTAGCGATCGCCTCTCGTGTCTTACAGAAATTAGGCCTAGTTAGAAGAATTTTAATTGTCGATTTAGATGTGCATCAAGGCGATGGTACGGCATTTATCTTTCAATCTGATCCAAGTGTTTTTACATTCTCTATGCACTGCGAAATTAACTTTCCTGGAACAAAACAGCAAAGTGATTTAGATGTTCCGTTAGCAGAAGGCATGGAAGACGATGAATACTTACAAACCTTGGCAGAATATTTACCCGATTTACTATCTGAAATCAAGCCAGATTTAGTGCTGTATGACGCAGGCGTTGATCCGCATTGGGGCGATCGTTTAGGCAAACTCGCACTTACAGATTCAGGCTTATATCGTCGGGAGATGCAAGTTTTAACCACCTGCGTTTCGCAAGGCTATCCGGTTGCTTGTGTGATTGGAGGCGGATATGCCGAAGACATGGATGCGCTCGTTTATCGGCATTCGATCGTGCATCGGGCGGCGAGCGATGTCTTTCGACAATACCGTTTGTAG
- a CDS encoding metal-binding protein yields the protein MKNKPGRLVLTHSTYIPGLIAMLEKLIQVEGIQTVTPAVIGSVRSHSPQFKLKISVPIRGGFKAIARQGKSVQEVFILTTLNQDQLESAIALLNGK from the coding sequence ATGAAAAATAAACCGGGGCGGCTGGTGCTGACGCATTCGACCTACATTCCGGGGTTGATTGCAATGCTTGAGAAGCTAATCCAGGTGGAGGGAATCCAGACCGTTACGCCAGCGGTAATCGGGTCGGTGCGCTCTCATTCTCCCCAGTTTAAGCTCAAAATTTCTGTGCCCATCAGGGGCGGGTTCAAGGCGATTGCGCGTCAAGGTAAATCAGTTCAAGAGGTTTTCATTCTCACGACGCTGAACCAAGATCAGCTTGAAAGCGCGATCGCCTTGCTGAACGGGAAGTAA
- the clpS gene encoding ATP-dependent Clp protease adapter ClpS: MTSVFVNSASMTAGGTTLEKTSQTTRQTYPNYKVIVLDDDFNTFEHVAKCLMQYIPKMTSDRAWKLTNQVHFEGQAIVWTGPLEQAELYHMQLTVEGLTMAPLEQA; encoded by the coding sequence ATGACGAGCGTTTTTGTCAATTCAGCTTCAATGACGGCGGGGGGCACGACTCTTGAGAAAACCAGTCAAACGACTCGCCAAACCTATCCGAACTACAAGGTAATCGTTCTGGACGACGATTTCAACACATTTGAGCACGTCGCCAAATGCCTGATGCAGTATATTCCAAAAATGACCAGCGATCGCGCCTGGAAGCTGACCAATCAAGTGCATTTTGAAGGACAAGCGATCGTCTGGACAGGCCCACTGGAACAAGCAGAACTCTATCATATGCAGTTAACTGTCGAGGGCTTAACGATGGCTCCCTTGGAGCAAGCATGA
- a CDS encoding DUF4230 domain-containing protein, with product MRKRDRHKSGAGSVFKNISWMLAGSGLMLSAVLVTGFLRSGDQFFAQLKSLMNAKPPEPKVETRSVVIQQVRQVSELTTAVFTMEAVVPTQQDATIAGMVIGTTKLLYIARGEVRAGVDLSGLTAQDVKITGDTVRLQLPAPKILDKKIDVTRSSVYDYNRGLLGLGPDVAPSLQKLAQEEALKKIQLAACADGILNKANDRAKLAVSQIIRISGIKQVIVEPQSVATQECSAP from the coding sequence ATGCGAAAAAGAGATCGCCACAAGTCAGGAGCGGGCAGCGTGTTCAAAAATATTAGCTGGATGTTAGCGGGAAGCGGACTCATGTTGAGTGCTGTTCTCGTTACTGGATTCTTGCGATCGGGCGATCAGTTTTTCGCTCAGCTTAAATCGTTAATGAATGCCAAGCCGCCAGAACCCAAAGTCGAAACTCGATCGGTGGTGATTCAGCAGGTTCGGCAAGTGAGCGAACTGACAACGGCTGTATTCACAATGGAGGCAGTGGTGCCGACGCAGCAGGATGCAACGATCGCAGGCATGGTGATTGGGACGACAAAGCTGTTGTACATCGCGCGAGGGGAGGTTCGAGCAGGCGTTGATCTAAGTGGGCTAACCGCTCAAGATGTGAAAATTACGGGTGATACGGTTCGATTGCAGCTACCTGCACCCAAGATTCTAGACAAAAAGATCGATGTGACTCGATCGAGCGTGTACGACTACAATCGTGGGCTTCTCGGATTAGGGCCAGATGTTGCCCCCAGCTTACAGAAATTAGCTCAAGAAGAAGCGCTTAAAAAGATTCAGCTCGCGGCTTGTGCTGATGGAATTTTAAACAAAGCTAACGATCGAGCAAAATTAGCCGTAAGCCAGATCATTCGGATTTCTGGGATTAAACAAGTGATTGTTGAACCACAGTCTGTCGCAACACAGGAATGTTCAGCACCATAA
- a CDS encoding replication restart DNA helicase PriA encodes MQVIQAVRCPNCGDHAERIQIEPDQLTRTQCAQCDYLMITCSRTGRVIEAYAPGIYARR; translated from the coding sequence ATGCAAGTCATTCAAGCTGTTCGGTGCCCGAACTGTGGTGATCATGCCGAGCGAATTCAAATTGAACCTGATCAATTGACGCGGACGCAGTGTGCCCAGTGCGATTATTTGATGATTACTTGCTCTAGAACAGGCAGAGTAATCGAAGCTTACGCACCGGGCATCTACGCGCGTCGATAA
- the rlmN gene encoding 23S rRNA (adenine(2503)-C(2))-methyltransferase RlmN encodes MKALIGASLPELTEWVREQQQPAYRGQQLHQWIYQRGARSLSEISVFPKQWRSDMADWAIGRSEIYHQAKSIDGTVKFLLRLSDGQIVETVGIPSDKRLTVCVSSQVGCPMACDFCATGKGGFKRNLERHEIVDQVLTVQEVFQQRVSNIVFMGMGEPLLNVENVLSAVRSMNEDIGIGRRFITISTVGIPGRIRKLADHHLQATLAVSLHASNQAVRERLIPSARQYPLEALLDECREYVKLTGRRVTFEYILLAGVNDCRDHAIELADHLRGFQSHVNLIPYNPISEADYQRPDQRRITQFVNALKDRNIAVSVRKTRGLEADAACGQLRASFAGV; translated from the coding sequence ATGAAAGCCTTAATAGGGGCATCCCTTCCAGAATTAACCGAGTGGGTCAGAGAGCAGCAGCAGCCTGCCTATCGAGGACAGCAGCTCCATCAATGGATTTATCAGCGAGGAGCACGATCGCTGTCTGAGATTTCTGTATTCCCGAAACAATGGCGCTCCGATATGGCAGATTGGGCGATCGGGCGATCGGAAATTTATCATCAGGCGAAATCGATCGATGGCACCGTAAAATTCCTATTGCGCTTGAGTGACGGTCAGATTGTCGAAACAGTTGGCATTCCTAGCGATAAGCGCCTGACCGTGTGTGTCTCGTCTCAAGTGGGCTGTCCGATGGCGTGTGATTTTTGCGCGACTGGGAAAGGCGGCTTTAAGCGCAACCTGGAACGCCATGAAATTGTGGATCAGGTTCTCACGGTGCAGGAAGTGTTTCAACAGCGCGTCAGCAACATTGTCTTCATGGGCATGGGTGAGCCACTGTTGAATGTCGAGAATGTACTGAGCGCGGTGCGATCGATGAATGAAGATATTGGCATTGGTCGGCGCTTTATCACGATTTCCACAGTAGGCATTCCCGGTAGGATTCGTAAACTTGCGGATCACCACCTTCAAGCAACACTAGCAGTGAGCTTGCACGCCTCGAATCAAGCGGTCAGAGAACGCCTGATTCCGAGTGCGCGTCAGTATCCCTTAGAAGCACTCTTAGATGAGTGCCGCGAGTACGTGAAGCTGACCGGGCGGCGGGTGACGTTTGAATATATCTTGCTGGCGGGTGTGAACGATTGTCGTGATCATGCGATCGAGCTTGCAGATCATCTGCGTGGATTCCAGAGTCACGTCAATCTGATTCCGTACAATCCAATCAGCGAAGCCGATTATCAAAGACCGGATCAGCGCCGGATTACTCAGTTTGTGAATGCGTTGAAAGACCGGAATATTGCGGTGAGCGTTCGTAAAACACGCGGTTTAGAAGCGGATGCAGCCTGTGGTCAACTCCGAGCTTCCTTTGCAGGAGTTTAA